The following proteins come from a genomic window of Winogradskyella sp. PC-19:
- a CDS encoding DinB family protein codes for MKNIAILLVLSILSFGCTSEKEMKKEDTYVKEYLERLENSKKYTLLVADMMLEENYDFRATPESMSFAENLLHIGYAMDWHSQSLLGGRAARVWQTDTIFKTAGKSKAQMIKLINDTYDRAIALISSYDVNKLSERLDYFGANRTKRQILMLLSDHITHHRGQMLVSLRLKGINPPRYVLYQ; via the coding sequence ATGAAAAATATAGCAATACTTCTAGTCCTTTCAATCTTAAGCTTTGGTTGTACATCCGAAAAAGAAATGAAAAAAGAAGATACTTATGTAAAAGAGTATTTAGAACGTTTAGAGAATTCCAAAAAATACACCTTGCTGGTTGCTGATATGATGCTTGAAGAAAATTACGATTTCCGTGCAACGCCAGAGTCTATGAGTTTTGCAGAAAATTTACTGCATATAGGTTACGCTATGGATTGGCACAGCCAATCGTTGTTAGGTGGTCGTGCGGCTAGAGTTTGGCAAACCGACACCATTTTTAAAACAGCAGGTAAATCCAAGGCGCAAATGATAAAACTTATTAATGATACTTATGATAGGGCTATCGCGCTGATTTCGAGTTATGATGTAAATAAACTATCAGAACGCTTAGATTATTTTGGTGCCAATAGAACAAAACGCCAGATTTTAATGTTACTATCAGACCATATAACCCATCACCGAGGACAGATGTTGGTTTCGTTAAGATTAAAAGGCATCAATCCACCACGATACGTACTCTATCAATAA